A region from the Fusobacterium russii ATCC 25533 genome encodes:
- a CDS encoding LacI family DNA-binding transcriptional regulator produces the protein MDSKLIAKLAGVSRSTVSKVINNYSDVSKETKDRILKIIEEYEYYPNLSAQKLAGKKSQIIGLLVYTGKLNKNQELPKKISDSFYYSELISQIIDMAENLGYIVLVSYISSKLSNWKKIFENGLIDGAIVIAGGKKIKEIDYFNELKYKAVLVDYEKEIFSNYITSIKSDHFKGGYLATNYLLEKGHSKILHLSGEIRRKTSIDRARGYLECLKDNNIPYKKIIFGNYDEESAFKIIEKEINKKKELKYSAIFAGNDYIAYGIIKALEKYNKKVPDDISIIGYDDMKLCEYTKPRITSVNHLGDNIAEKAIYNLIKILNEEKGGVERTEIKIIERESVKEIKN, from the coding sequence ATGGATAGTAAGCTAATAGCTAAATTAGCAGGGGTTTCAAGAAGTACAGTTTCTAAAGTTATCAATAATTATTCAGATGTTTCTAAAGAAACAAAGGACAGAATTCTTAAAATAATTGAAGAATATGAATATTATCCTAATTTATCTGCTCAAAAATTGGCTGGTAAAAAATCACAAATTATAGGTTTACTAGTTTACACAGGGAAATTAAATAAAAATCAGGAATTACCAAAAAAAATATCAGATTCTTTTTATTATTCTGAACTGATTTCACAAATAATAGATATGGCAGAAAACCTTGGTTATATTGTCTTAGTTTCATATATTTCTTCTAAATTATCAAATTGGAAGAAAATTTTTGAAAATGGACTTATTGATGGTGCGATTGTCATAGCTGGGGGGAAGAAAATAAAAGAAATAGATTATTTTAATGAATTAAAATATAAGGCTGTTTTAGTAGATTATGAAAAAGAGATATTTTCCAATTATATAACCTCAATAAAATCAGATCATTTTAAAGGTGGCTATCTTGCAACTAATTATTTATTAGAAAAAGGGCATTCTAAGATTCTTCATCTAAGTGGAGAAATAAGAAGAAAAACTTCTATAGATAGAGCAAGGGGATATTTAGAATGTTTAAAAGATAATAATATTCCTTATAAAAAAATTATTTTTGGAAATTATGATGAGGAGAGTGCTTTTAAGATAATAGAAAAGGAAATAAATAAAAAAAAGGAACTAAAGTATAGTGCTATATTTGCTGGAAATGATTATATTGCATATGGAATTATTAAAGCATTAGAAAAATATAATAAAAAAGTGCCTGATGATATTTCAATAATAGGATATGATGATATGAAATTATGTGAGTATACCAAGCCTAGAATAACAAGTGTTAATCATTTAGGTGACAATATTGCTGAAAAAGCAATATATAATTTAATAAAAATTTTAAATGAAGAAAAAGGAGGTGTTGAAAGAACAGAGATTAAAATTATAGAAAGAGAGAGTGTGAAAGAAATTAAAAATTAA
- a CDS encoding C4-dicarboxylate TRAP transporter substrate-binding protein yields the protein MKKIRVLFLVLLSVLLLIACGKEEGKEKKTRIIKISHVFQTSEPTHIYISQAAERINEKLKGEIEFQVYPNGELPSYKDAIEQVLRGSDFISVLDPSYIGDYIPDFTALVGPMLYKTYEDYTKVTSSDLVKDLEKQAEEKGIKVLSLDFIFGFRHIVTDKVIKEPEDLKGIKLRVPASKLWIDTFNALGANPVAMPWSETVSALQQRVIDGTETTFSFMSNSKLYELRKNVALSGHFLGTGGVYISTKVWNSFTDEQKKIIETEIKQAAEDNIKKMYELDEQYRKDIEANGMILNEVNLESFQEKTKKVYDEFPGFSENIYEKIRAEVNK from the coding sequence ATGAAGAAAATTAGAGTTTTATTTTTAGTATTGTTGTCAGTTCTGTTGCTTATAGCTTGTGGAAAAGAAGAAGGGAAGGAAAAGAAAACTAGAATAATAAAAATAAGTCATGTCTTTCAGACTTCAGAGCCAACGCACATATATATCTCTCAAGCTGCAGAAAGAATAAATGAAAAGTTAAAAGGAGAAATTGAGTTTCAGGTTTATCCTAATGGTGAATTACCATCTTATAAGGATGCTATTGAGCAAGTGCTAAGAGGCAGTGATTTTATATCAGTTTTAGATCCTAGCTATATAGGTGACTATATACCAGACTTTACTGCTTTAGTTGGTCCTATGCTATATAAAACTTATGAAGACTATACAAAAGTGACAAGTAGTGATTTAGTGAAGGATTTAGAAAAACAAGCTGAAGAAAAAGGGATAAAAGTTCTTTCTTTAGACTTTATTTTTGGATTTAGACATATAGTAACAGATAAAGTTATAAAAGAACCTGAAGACTTAAAAGGCATAAAACTTAGAGTTCCTGCTAGTAAACTATGGATAGATACATTTAATGCTCTTGGGGCGAATCCTGTAGCAATGCCATGGAGTGAAACAGTAAGTGCCTTACAACAAAGGGTAATTGATGGAACAGAAACTACTTTTTCTTTCATGTCAAATAGCAAATTATATGAGTTAAGAAAAAATGTTGCTTTGTCTGGTCATTTTTTAGGAACTGGTGGAGTATATATTTCTACAAAAGTTTGGAATTCTTTTACAGATGAACAGAAAAAAATTATAGAAACTGAAATTAAACAAGCTGCAGAAGATAATATCAAAAAAATGTATGAGTTAGATGAACAATATAGAAAAGATATTGAAGCTAATGGAATGATTTTAAATGAGGTTAACTTGGAAAGTTTTCAAGAAAAGACAAAAAAAGTTTACGATGAATTTCCAGGATTTTCTGAAAATATATATGAAAAAATAAGAGCTGAAGTAAATAAATAG
- a CDS encoding TRAP transporter small permease has product MKKIFELDEYIAGFFLILTVIVVISNIAMRYFFNSPIRSAEEIATICFIWSVFIGGASCYRQKMHMGIDILTQVLKNKVKLYIELIINLIVMIINATFTYLSFTFALAARMKPTAVLGISSIYVNFSLAMGFFLIFFYSLVDSYEKIKKIGRKGVL; this is encoded by the coding sequence ATGAAAAAAATATTTGAGTTAGATGAATATATTGCAGGTTTCTTTTTAATATTAACAGTAATAGTAGTAATATCAAATATAGCAATGAGATATTTTTTTAATTCACCGATAAGAAGTGCAGAGGAAATTGCAACAATTTGCTTTATCTGGTCTGTATTTATAGGTGGTGCAAGTTGTTACAGGCAAAAAATGCATATGGGAATAGATATACTAACACAGGTATTAAAAAATAAAGTAAAGCTTTATATAGAACTTATAATCAATTTAATAGTAATGATTATAAATGCCACTTTTACATATTTGAGTTTCACTTTTGCATTAGCAGCGCGTATGAAGCCAACAGCAGTTTTAGGGATTTCTTCAATATATGTTAATTTTTCACTTGCAATGGGATTTTTTTTAATATTTTTTTATTCTTTAGTAGATAGCTATGAGAAAATAAAAAAAATAGGAAGAAAAGGTGTATTATAA
- a CDS encoding TRAP transporter large permease: MAAFIPIFILFILFFINIPICFALMGSSLFFFAFIDTSMDLDLIMQNFIRSAESFPLLAIPFFIMAGSIMNYSGISKRLMSMAEVLTGHMIGGLAQINIVLSVLMAGISGSANADAAMQCKILVPEMVKRGYSKEFSGAITAASSIVSPIIPPGIVLIIYALLSNVSVTKMFIAGYIPGLIISIGLMITVYLISKKRNYKPIRAKKASFKEIFKQLRESIWALIMPFVIILGMRIGMFTPTEAGAMAVVITTLIGIFIYKELELKRIKDILRETVLGTSSVMFIIIAANVFGAYLSWERIPYKITEILLNFSNSPNMLLLLINLLLLFVGMFIDGGAAMIILAPLLIPAATKLGIDPLHLGIVMVVNIMIGGITPPFGSMMFLTCSLLKVKIQDFIKEIIPFLITLLIILLFLTYVPKIVLFLPNFLI; the protein is encoded by the coding sequence ATGGCAGCTTTCATACCAATTTTTATATTATTTATATTATTTTTTATTAACATCCCTATTTGTTTTGCATTGATGGGTTCGTCACTATTCTTTTTTGCATTCATAGATACTAGTATGGATTTAGATCTAATAATGCAGAATTTTATTAGAAGTGCAGAATCTTTTCCTCTATTAGCAATTCCATTTTTTATCATGGCAGGCTCTATAATGAATTATTCTGGAATAAGTAAAAGACTTATGAGTATGGCTGAAGTCTTAACTGGACATATGATAGGGGGACTTGCACAAATAAATATAGTTTTAAGTGTATTAATGGCAGGAATATCAGGCTCAGCTAATGCTGATGCTGCAATGCAATGTAAAATATTGGTGCCAGAAATGGTAAAGAGAGGTTATTCAAAAGAGTTTTCAGGAGCTATAACAGCAGCTTCATCTATTGTTAGCCCAATAATTCCACCAGGTATAGTCCTAATAATATATGCTTTATTGTCAAATGTGTCTGTTACAAAAATGTTTATAGCTGGTTATATTCCCGGTCTTATAATTTCAATTGGTTTAATGATAACAGTTTATTTAATTTCAAAAAAAAGAAATTACAAGCCTATTAGAGCAAAAAAAGCTTCTTTTAAAGAGATTTTTAAACAATTAAGAGAGTCTATCTGGGCTTTAATAATGCCTTTTGTAATAATATTGGGAATGAGAATAGGTATGTTTACACCAACTGAAGCTGGTGCTATGGCAGTTGTAATAACAACTTTAATAGGAATTTTTATCTATAAAGAACTGGAGTTAAAAAGAATTAAAGATATATTGAGGGAAACTGTATTGGGAACAAGCTCTGTGATGTTTATTATAATAGCAGCAAATGTATTTGGGGCATATTTAAGTTGGGAAAGAATACCTTATAAAATTACTGAAATTCTTTTAAATTTTAGCAATAGCCCTAATATGTTATTACTATTAATAAATTTATTGTTATTATTTGTTGGAATGTTTATAGATGGAGGTGCAGCTATGATAATATTAGCACCTTTATTAATACCAGCAGCCACAAAGTTAGGGATAGATCCCTTACATTTAGGAATAGTAATGGTTGTTAATATAATGATAGGAGGAATTACTCCACCGTTTGGTTCAATGATGTTTTTAACCTGCTCATTATTGAAAGTAAAAATTCAAGATTTTATTAAAGAGATTATCCCCTTCTTAATTACATTACTAATAATACTACTTTTTTTGACCTATGTACCTAAAATAGTATTGTTTTTACCTAATTTCTTAATTTAA
- a CDS encoding sugar phosphate isomerase/epimerase family protein: MEKNLIHISDLILYEKNYEEIMSFLTTNKIKNLELFIEPLDKKYNEKMLKILENYNFFSISFHGPFRKCNLADLTEEAWEKALYSYEESLKIIENYKPSFLVLHTNESVPGKIIDDDLRNKIIEKIDYLIKLGKKYNVDIVIENVGIRENMVFSQNEYENLILKNNYKCLIDIGHAFLNEWDIESCIKKLKNNILGYHFHNNDGVFDSHETIFKGVIDYKEIVEYVKKYTPTAKIVLEYDFSRDLNILLEDKEILENML; encoded by the coding sequence TTGGAAAAAAATTTAATACATATAAGTGATTTGATATTATATGAAAAAAATTATGAAGAAATAATGAGTTTTTTAACGACAAATAAAATTAAGAATTTAGAACTATTCATAGAGCCTTTAGATAAAAAATATAATGAAAAGATGTTAAAAATTCTCGAAAACTATAATTTTTTTTCTATTTCTTTTCATGGACCTTTTAGAAAGTGTAATTTAGCTGATTTAACAGAAGAGGCTTGGGAAAAAGCCTTATATAGTTATGAAGAAAGTTTAAAAATTATAGAAAATTATAAACCGTCATTTCTTGTTCTTCATACTAATGAGAGTGTTCCTGGAAAAATTATAGATGATGATTTAAGAAATAAAATCATAGAAAAAATAGACTATTTAATAAAATTAGGCAAAAAATATAATGTTGATATAGTTATTGAAAATGTTGGAATTAGAGAAAATATGGTTTTTTCACAAAATGAGTATGAAAATTTAATTTTAAAGAATAACTACAAATGCTTAATAGACATAGGACATGCATTCTTAAATGAATGGGATATAGAAAGTTGTATAAAAAAATTGAAAAATAATATTTTGGGTTATCATTTTCATAACAATGATGGGGTATTTGATAGTCATGAAACAATTTTTAAAGGTGTAATAGATTACAAAGAAATTGTGGAATATGTAAAAAAATATACTCCTACTGCCAAAATAGTTTTGGAATATGATTTTAGTAGAGATTTAAATATTCTTTTAGAAGATAAAGAAATATTAGAGAATATGTTATAG
- a CDS encoding alpha-2-macroglobulin family protein, with protein sequence MKKNIFFKILLIILAFSLLACNNKNKKEITAKENINQTENVVNNVDYYSELYLDRVAFNSAGHLVAIFSNEISKEQDLKSKISLEPEVSNLEIETYGGKIVLKGNFEKEVPYKLTFAQDLKDIDGNELGNSYPFSNLYIGKLKPSLSFSDNALTLPSLNNKRINFTSVNVKKVKLEIVKVYMNNITDFLKSKNYTYFKETFKEDLGDVVFSKEYVLDSKTDEVMRNSIDLTGIIDSKGVYNINIFVNNPDDIDYEENKYGYIDYYEWIDGGRVYARAEKNIILSDLGLIANSNANKLEVKAINLNTLETLPHTRLQFINKKNQVIEEGYTVSNGEYKSKLNPDEVMYVLAKNNNEFNVLYLNESYLNYSDFDIGGLVEDSNLKLFTYTDKGYYRPGDDIHISLIARNKNLPLEENHPFTYSFISPNGIEKLNNVTVNESKNGFYNFNIKSDINDETGAWNLKIKFGGKEINQPVFIEAKTPNRIAIDIDTNKIYTKEDIKNNNLTVEVLGTYLTGVKASNSATNYNVSIFEKEFETKKYKNFTFTNPTSEFMYNTYFDGSLDGNGKENLNIFIPETAKKYNLDIFINANILDTNGRYSTETKRLTLINNDFSIGLQKNIEEENRATVNFIVLDQKADKLIEGKKLKYRLFNKKYNWWYDSYEDDESRIKNSFDTIVLQEGELVSSLNPQTIKLDKLEDGINFLEVEDPETGISSGIFIYNYSYGDRANNGMENLSISSDKEKYSIGESAKIKYNGTEGAKALITIEKDGKILKEYWRNLSQKNNEESIQIEKDFFPNVYVNISVFQKYQNKENDRPLRLYGTVPLMISDKEKELSLVIDSKAEAEPSSNYKLKVYNKERQKMYFQYFIIDEGVTRLTDYKLPKPFDFFYGKQAKLIKTYDNFSNIIEKYSNKGITNYLKTGGGDFEEAAMAKAYMEENMNLQGKAERFKNIAIVSPILETDQNGYAEIDIKIPNYFGAMKIFVVAAKDEKFGSAEKKLTVKAPVIVESSAPRVLKVGDKFSVPITLFPMEDDLGDGKLTIKYAGKDFTKEVKFTNKENQKFSFDLVAPETVGETKIDISFTSTKYNFKDSIDINVDSSYPQQYISEATVLKSGKEFKINANDFKDFIKSSLNSDLKLTSYENLGLNKVIASLLDYPYICLEQTASKARAMLAITHLTTDVNELNIARNEINKIIKKLFNNYQLSNGGFTYWPGSKYDEYVSSIYTIEFLAEARDHGYYVPEQMYNKAIEYIKSLIYRADVTPENKASALYILAKVGEPNVSEMNIIFDKYYKNWPLQAKWLLLNAYNQIGEKDFAKNEANKLQKITNSDNTLSNYKKAEILKHYYSIYGERDKELFNSLLSVVKSDTWLSTYTQASIIDALSKSVKDIEKKDLSFDITVNGETKAYNLKNGQFKFHEINKILKENKKIIIKNTSSDNIYVDFLVKGKPTKYKEKDESNNIVIARDFIDMDGNKVDPKKLKVGDKIYIVINTELKNLSYLDNIALTQILPSGWEFSNVESDSGYAFDYIDKRDDRISVFYSQGSDQPKNIKIAIDIVTPGEYFFSGTSVAAMYDNNFKAYLKGFEVKVLEK encoded by the coding sequence ATGAAAAAAAATATTTTTTTTAAGATCTTATTAATTATTTTAGCTTTTAGTTTACTAGCTTGTAACAATAAGAACAAAAAAGAAATTACAGCTAAAGAAAATATCAATCAAACGGAGAATGTTGTTAACAATGTTGATTATTACAGTGAACTCTATTTAGATAGAGTTGCCTTTAATAGTGCCGGTCATCTTGTTGCAATATTCTCAAATGAAATTTCTAAAGAACAGGACTTAAAATCAAAAATTTCTCTCGAACCTGAAGTTTCAAACTTGGAAATTGAAACTTATGGAGGAAAAATAGTATTGAAAGGAAATTTTGAAAAAGAGGTTCCCTATAAACTTACATTTGCTCAAGATTTAAAGGATATAGATGGCAATGAGCTTGGAAATTCTTATCCTTTTTCAAATTTATATATAGGAAAATTAAAACCTAGTTTAAGTTTTTCTGACAATGCTTTAACTTTACCTAGTTTAAATAATAAAAGAATTAATTTTACTTCAGTGAATGTAAAAAAAGTTAAATTAGAAATTGTAAAAGTCTATATGAATAATATTACCGATTTTTTAAAATCAAAAAACTATACATACTTCAAAGAAACTTTTAAAGAAGATTTAGGAGATGTTGTTTTCTCAAAAGAATATGTTCTTGACAGTAAAACAGATGAAGTTATGAGAAACAGTATTGATTTAACTGGAATTATAGATTCTAAAGGAGTTTATAACATTAATATATTTGTTAATAATCCTGATGATATTGACTATGAAGAAAATAAATATGGTTATATAGACTATTATGAATGGATAGATGGTGGCAGAGTTTATGCTAGAGCAGAAAAAAATATTATTTTATCTGATTTAGGTCTAATAGCTAACTCTAATGCAAATAAACTTGAAGTAAAAGCTATAAATCTTAATACACTAGAAACTTTACCTCATACAAGATTACAATTTATCAACAAGAAAAATCAAGTCATTGAAGAAGGTTATACTGTTTCTAATGGAGAGTATAAATCAAAACTTAATCCTGATGAAGTTATGTATGTACTTGCAAAAAATAATAATGAATTCAATGTGCTTTACTTAAATGAAAGCTACTTAAATTATTCCGATTTTGATATTGGAGGTCTTGTTGAAGACTCTAATCTAAAACTTTTTACTTATACAGATAAAGGTTACTATAGACCTGGTGATGATATTCATATTTCTTTAATAGCAAGAAACAAGAATCTTCCTCTTGAAGAAAATCATCCTTTTACTTACAGTTTTATATCACCTAATGGTATTGAAAAATTAAATAATGTTACAGTTAATGAATCTAAAAATGGTTTTTATAATTTCAATATTAAATCAGATATAAATGATGAAACTGGAGCTTGGAATTTAAAAATAAAATTCGGTGGAAAGGAAATTAATCAACCGGTCTTTATTGAAGCAAAAACTCCTAACAGAATAGCAATAGATATTGATACTAATAAAATTTACACTAAAGAAGATATAAAAAATAACAACCTTACTGTTGAAGTTTTAGGTACTTATTTGACTGGAGTAAAAGCTAGCAACAGTGCAACAAACTACAATGTATCTATTTTTGAAAAAGAATTTGAAACAAAAAAATATAAAAACTTTACTTTTACCAATCCAACATCTGAATTTATGTATAATACATATTTTGATGGAAGCTTAGATGGCAATGGAAAAGAAAATCTAAATATTTTTATTCCGGAAACTGCTAAGAAATACAATCTTGACATCTTTATCAATGCTAATATTCTTGATACAAATGGAAGATATAGCACCGAAACAAAAAGATTGACTTTAATTAATAATGATTTTTCAATAGGGCTTCAAAAAAATATTGAAGAAGAAAATAGGGCTACTGTAAATTTCATAGTTTTAGATCAAAAAGCTGATAAGCTAATTGAGGGTAAAAAATTAAAATATAGACTTTTTAATAAAAAATATAACTGGTGGTACGATAGTTATGAAGATGATGAAAGCCGTATTAAGAACTCCTTTGACACAATAGTACTTCAAGAAGGAGAATTAGTAAGTTCTTTAAATCCTCAAACTATAAAATTAGATAAGTTAGAAGATGGAATAAACTTCTTAGAAGTCGAAGATCCTGAAACTGGTATTAGTTCCGGTATCTTTATCTATAATTACTCTTATGGTGATAGAGCTAACAATGGAATGGAAAATTTAAGTATTAGTTCCGATAAAGAAAAATATTCAATAGGTGAATCTGCAAAGATAAAATACAATGGAACAGAAGGAGCAAAGGCTCTTATTACGATAGAAAAAGATGGTAAAATTTTAAAAGAATACTGGAGAAATTTATCTCAAAAAAATAATGAAGAAAGTATTCAAATTGAAAAAGACTTCTTCCCTAATGTCTATGTAAATATCAGTGTTTTCCAAAAATATCAAAATAAAGAAAACGATAGACCTTTAAGACTTTATGGAACAGTTCCATTAATGATTAGCGATAAAGAAAAAGAACTTAGCTTAGTTATTGATTCCAAAGCGGAAGCAGAACCTTCTAGCAATTACAAATTGAAAGTTTACAATAAAGAAAGACAAAAAATGTATTTCCAATACTTTATAATTGATGAAGGAGTTACAAGACTTACAGATTATAAATTACCTAAACCATTTGATTTTTTCTATGGAAAACAGGCTAAACTTATAAAGACTTATGATAATTTCTCAAATATAATTGAAAAATATTCAAATAAAGGAATTACCAACTATTTAAAAACAGGTGGTGGTGACTTTGAAGAGGCTGCAATGGCAAAAGCTTATATGGAAGAAAATATGAATCTGCAAGGTAAAGCTGAAAGATTTAAAAACATTGCAATTGTCAGCCCAATATTAGAAACTGATCAAAATGGTTATGCTGAAATTGATATAAAAATTCCTAATTACTTTGGAGCTATGAAAATTTTTGTAGTAGCTGCAAAAGATGAAAAATTTGGAAGTGCTGAAAAAAAATTAACTGTTAAAGCACCTGTAATTGTTGAAAGCTCAGCACCTAGAGTTTTGAAGGTAGGAGATAAATTTTCTGTTCCTATAACTTTATTCCCAATGGAAGATGATTTAGGAGATGGAAAATTAACTATTAAGTACGCCGGTAAGGATTTTACAAAAGAAGTTAAGTTCACAAATAAAGAAAATCAAAAATTTTCTTTTGACTTAGTTGCTCCAGAAACTGTTGGTGAAACAAAAATTGATATTTCATTTACATCGACAAAATATAATTTTAAAGATAGTATTGATATAAATGTTGACAGCTCTTATCCTCAACAATATATAAGTGAAGCTACTGTTTTAAAATCTGGAAAAGAATTTAAAATTAATGCTAATGATTTTAAAGATTTTATAAAATCAAGCTTAAATTCAGACCTTAAATTGACAAGTTATGAAAATTTAGGACTAAATAAAGTTATAGCCTCTCTTTTAGACTATCCTTATATTTGTTTGGAACAAACTGCTTCTAAGGCTAGAGCTATGCTTGCAATAACTCATTTAACTACTGATGTAAATGAATTAAATATAGCTAGAAATGAAATAAATAAAATAATAAAAAAATTATTTAATAATTATCAATTATCTAATGGTGGCTTTACTTACTGGCCTGGTTCAAAATATGATGAATATGTGTCAAGCATCTATACAATAGAATTTTTAGCTGAAGCTAGGGATCATGGATATTATGTACCTGAACAAATGTATAACAAAGCTATAGAATATATAAAATCTTTAATTTATAGAGCTGATGTGACTCCTGAAAATAAAGCCAGTGCACTATATATTCTTGCTAAAGTAGGAGAACCTAATGTATCTGAAATGAATATTATTTTTGATAAATACTATAAAAATTGGCCTCTTCAAGCTAAATGGCTTCTACTGAATGCCTATAACCAAATTGGTGAAAAAGATTTTGCAAAAAATGAAGCAAACAAACTACAAAAAATTACTAATTCTGATAATACTTTAAGTAACTATAAAAAAGCTGAAATTTTAAAACATTACTATTCTATATATGGTGAAAGAGATAAAGAATTATTTAACAGCTTATTATCAGTTGTAAAAAGTGATACTTGGTTGTCAACATATACACAAGCTAGTATAATTGATGCCCTTTCAAAGTCTGTGAAAGACATTGAGAAGAAAGATTTATCATTTGATATTACTGTAAATGGTGAAACTAAAGCTTATAATTTAAAAAATGGGCAATTCAAATTCCATGAAATTAATAAAATTCTAAAGGAAAATAAAAAAATTATTATAAAAAATACATCATCTGACAATATATATGTAGATTTCCTAGTAAAAGGTAAACCTACTAAATATAAAGAAAAAGATGAAAGTAATAATATTGTTATAGCTAGAGATTTTATTGATATGGATGGAAATAAAGTAGATCCTAAAAAACTGAAAGTTGGAGATAAAATTTATATAGTTATAAATACTGAATTAAAGAACTTAAGTTACTTGGATAATATTGCTCTGACTCAAATTTTACCAAGTGGTTGGGAATTTTCAAATGTTGAATCTGATTCAGGTTATGCTTTTGATTATATTGATAAAAGAGATGACAGAATATCTGTGTTCTATAGTCAAGGTTCTGATCAACCTAAGAATATCAAAATAGCTATTGATATAGTTACACCTGGAGAATACTTCTTCTCTGGAACTAGTGTAGCTGCTATGTATGATAATAATTTCAAAGCTTACCTAAAAGGCTTTGAAGTTAAAGTTTTAGAAAAATAA